Proteins found in one Armatimonadota bacterium genomic segment:
- a CDS encoding antibiotic biosynthesis monooxygenase, whose amino-acid sequence MSITRINRFSANAGTGEELYELINSFMPLIRGSDGCIDAQLLRGVDDPDKIVVIEVWRDQEAHKASAKNVPPGTFEKAMELMSGPPSGEYYN is encoded by the coding sequence ATGAGTATCACCAGGATCAACCGATTCTCAGCGAACGCCGGTACGGGCGAAGAGCTTTATGAGCTGATCAACTCCTTTATGCCACTCATCCGAGGCTCAGATGGATGCATCGACGCCCAGTTGCTGCGCGGCGTCGACGACCCGGACAAGATCGTTGTGATCGAGGTCTGGAGAGATCAAGAGGCCCACAAAGCGTCTGCTAAGAATGTTCCGCCTGGAACGTTCGAAAAGGCGATGGAGCTGATGTCGGGCCCTCCAAGTGGCGAATACTATAACTGA